In Lycium ferocissimum isolate CSIRO_LF1 chromosome 11, AGI_CSIRO_Lferr_CH_V1, whole genome shotgun sequence, a single genomic region encodes these proteins:
- the LOC132036357 gene encoding GDSL esterase/lipase At2g04570-like yields the protein MAHSNISSWLLIVQLFFLLLTQTYAKIPAIIVFGDSSVDPGNNNHIETIARSNFMPYGRDFAGGRATGRFSNGRITTDFISEAAGLKQTVPAYLDPAYNMSDFAVGVSFASAGTGYDNATADVLGVIPLWKEVEYYKEYQKKLRAYLGETKANEVLSEALYATSLGTNDFLENYYTMPQRRSQYTVDQYQTFLVGIAKNFITNLYNLGARKISLGGLPPMGCMPLERTRNVGNGNECMESYNVVAVNFNGKLSGLVEELNKELPGIQVVLSNPYDPMLQMIKKPSSYGFEVASMACCATGLFEMGYTCDRYNLFTCQDANKYIFWDAFHPTEKTDRIIADHVVKTALSKFLA from the exons ATGGCACATAGTAACATATCATCATGGCTCCTTATagttcaattatttttcttgttacTAACCCAAACATATGCCAAAATTCCGGCAATTATTGTCTTTGGTGATTCATCGGTCGATCCAGGCAATAACAACCATATTGAGACAATTGCTCGGAGCAATTTTATGCCATATGGTCGTGATTTTGCAGGTGGTAGGGCGACCGGTCGATTTTCTAATGGAAGAATTACGACTGATTTTATTTCAGAGGCAGCTGGTTTAAAACAAACAGTTCCAGCATACTTGGATCCAGCTTATAATATGTCTGATTTTGCTGTTGGAGTTAGTTTTGCCTCTGCTGGTACTGGATATGATAATGCTACTGCTGATGTTCTG GGTGTGATACCCTTGTGGAAAGAAGTGGAGTACTACAAAGAATACCAAAAGAAACTAAGAGCTTATCTTGGTGAAACAAAGGCAAATGAAGTACTAAGTGAGGCATTATATGCCACAAGCCTTGGAACAAATGACTTCCTTGAAAACTACTACACAATGCCTCAAAGGAGATCTCAATACACTGTGGATCAGTACCAAACTTTCCTAGTTGGAATAGCCAAGAATTTCATCACAAATTTGTACAATCTTGGAGCAAGAAAGATATCACTTGGTGGGCTTCCTCCAATGGGGTGTATGCCAttagaaagaacaagaaatgtgggaaatgggAATGAATGTATGGAGAGTTACAATGTTGTGGCTGTGAATTTTAATGGAAAATTGAGTGGATTAGTGGAGGAGTTGAATAAAGAGCTTCCTGGTATTCAAGTTGTTCTTTCTAACCCTTACGACCCTATGCTACAAATGATTAAAAAACCTTCCTCATATG GGTTTGAGGTTGCTTCAATGGCATGCTGTGCAACAGGACTTTTTGAGATGGGTTATACATGTGATCGATACAATCTTTTCACATGTCAAGAtgcaaacaaatatatattttgggatgcaTTTCATCCAACGGAGAAAACTGATCGTATCATTGCTGATCATGTGGTTAAAACAGCACTCTCCAAGTTTTTAGCATAA
- the LOC132036188 gene encoding protein disulfide isomerase-like 2-3, which produces MDRASFFPLFLIALNLIATASALYGPSSPVVQLTASNFKSKVLNSNGVVLVEFFAPWCGHCQALTPIWERAATILKGVATVAALDADAHKSLAQEYGIRGFPTIKVFAPGKPPVDYQGAREAKPIAEFALQQIKALLKERVHGKATGGSSESSEPSASVELNSRNFDEKVLKSKDLWIVEFFAPWCGHCKKLAPEWKKAAKNLQGKVKLGHVDCDAEKSLMSRYNVQGFPTILVFGADKESPVPYEGARTATAIESFGLEQLETNVAPPEVIELTSPDVMEEKCNSAAICFVSFLPDILDSKADGRNKYLEMLLAVAEKFKRNPYSYLWVAAGKQADLEKHVGVGGYGYPAMVALNVKKGVYAPLKGAFQRQPIIDFVKEAGLGGKGNLPLAATPSIVKSEPWDGKDGEIIEEDEFSLDELMGDDTPNKDEL; this is translated from the exons atggATCGAGCTTCattttttccacttttcttgATTGCTTTAAACCTTATTGCTACTGCTAGTGCGTTGTATGGACCTTCATCACCAGTTGTTCAGTTAACTGCATCCAATTTTAAGTCCAAG GTGTTAAATTCAAATGGTGTTGTTTTAGTTGAGTTCTTTGCGCCTTGGTGTGGTCATTGTCAAGCTCTGACACCCATTTGGGAAAGGGCAGCTACCATATTGAAAGGTGTTGCCACTGTTGCAGCTCTTGATGCTGATGCTCACAAGTCCCTCGCACAG GAATATGGAATCAGAGGATTTCCTACCATCAAGGTGTTTGCACCTGGAAAACCTCCTGTTGATTACCAAGGGGCACGCGAAGCGAAACCAATTGCCGAATTCGCGTTGCAGCAG ATCAAGGCATTGCTGAAAGAGCGAGTACATGGAAAAGCAACAGGAGGATCTTCTGAGAGTTCTGAGCCTAGTGcatcagtagaattgaactcaAGAAATTTTGATGAGAAAGTGCTTAAGAGCAAAGATCTCTGGATAGTTGAGTTTTTCGCACCTTG GTGTGGGCACTGCAAAAAGCTTGCTCCTGAGTGGAAGAAAGCTGCTAAGAACCTTCAGGGTAAGGTGAAGCTGGGTCACGTAGACTGTGATGCAGAGAAG TCTTTGATGAGCAGGTACAATGTCCAAGGTTTCCCCACAATTTTGGTATTTGGTGCCGACAAGGAAAGCCCAGTCCCATACGAAGGTGCAAGAACAGCTACAGCCATTGAGTCCTTTGGATTAGAGCAGCTTGAAACAAATGTTGCACCTCCTGAAGTGATTGAGTTGACTAGCCCA GATGTCATGGAAGAGAAATGTAATTCTGCTGCAATCTGCTTTGTTTCATTCCTGCCGGATATATTAGATTCCAAGGCAGATGGAAGGAACAAATACCTAGAAATGTTGTTAGCTGTTGCAGAGAAGTTCAAGAGAAATCCCTACAG CTATCTTTGGGTGGCTGCTGGTAAGCAAGCAGATCTTGAAAAGCACGTCGGTGTTGGTGGTTATGGATATCCTGCTATGGTAGCTTTGAATGTTAAAAAGGGAGTATATGCACCTCTTAAGGGTGCATTCCAGCGTCAGCCTATAAT AGACTTCGTGAAAGAAGCTGGACTAGGTGGAAAAGGTAATCTTCCATTAGCAGCCACTCCTTCAATTGTAAAAAGTGAACCATGGGATGGAAAAGATGGAGAAATCATTGAAGAAGACGAGTTCTCTCTTGATGAACTTATGGGGGATGACACGCCTAACAAGGATGAGTTATAA